The following are encoded together in the bacterium genome:
- the recC gene encoding exodeoxyribonuclease V subunit gamma: protein MALLIHVGSHPDELVGGLCEMLASPPADPFAQEVVAVPTRGIERWLTQRIASELADRTSGGGVCANIGFPSPRRLVRDVLRAVPELASALDAWEGPALTRTVVSVVDDHLDEPWMWLLARFIDAPNAVDALGNSQRLRAARKIAGLFTRYARRRPEMVRAWMEGEDAGPDGGALPEADVWQARLWRLVRARIGTPGLAELIPSALEPIRSGVLDVALPERIFVYGLTSVDPMDVEVFEALAATRDVHLHLLHPSPVLWQDTAVLAERDVVGAETGRASDPTAHLPRHPLLRSWAQESRELQLVLASRDHASGPSGGAAAAAAATLLRRLQQDIRSNALPANCAAAVGGADGDRSVQVHVCYGARRQVEVLRDAILHALAADATLEPRDVVIMTPDLGTFAPLLEAVFLGHAGGGEPDTGADALPDLRLRIADRAPAATNPLVRFAAIVLDLACDRLEAGTVRELVAMPVVRRLFGFDEETADAIAAVIEDTNVRWGLDADHRARWDAGRVGDHTWRRGLDRALSGVFYADSSVRVVGAIAPLDGAEGQEALPIGLLAQIMDRIVTVRELLGEPRPYSEWGPAIAAAVRLLAAPAWDDQWQWGQLERLLEESFPGVEAGGNDPLLDPAEARLVVDYWSEDVPSPLHFRTGDITVCTLVPMRSVPYRVVCLLGMDDRRFPRSSRADGDDLLVDNEIIGDSDRGAEDRQLLLDAVMAAGDHLIVTYSGRDPLTNAEYPPAVPIAELADVLSGMAGEAGLESLRTHHPLQAFSETNFVSGSLGVSGPWGFDPMQFQGSLAVQHRTGGEAPHLLLPAPEDDVFSEIRLADLARFLEHPAREFIRSRLGFLIPRQGEIPDDTVPTELGPLEEWQVTDRFLAGLLSGHPIELLEAHQRAGDTVPPGDLGRAGLDRARQRAFELWEAATEVGYDPERHEQFAGAVRVGGRTVEGVITADPGASRADMVTPSRLKGKQRLRAFLQMVFLSALDPHRSWQGLLLGRHLRGDKLRSVKIGPIRGDAARRRHRAERLLSGLVDLYVEGLTAPMPLPCETAFNWQMKVGGDLGSARKQAEKAWETDRFSPEAKDPANEFLFPHLGTMSALEGSSFPDLARRLWGPILPLLVEKSL from the coding sequence GTGGCGTTGCTGATCCACGTCGGGTCGCATCCCGACGAGCTGGTGGGCGGGTTGTGCGAGATGCTGGCGTCACCCCCGGCGGATCCCTTCGCGCAGGAAGTGGTGGCCGTGCCGACCCGCGGTATCGAGCGCTGGCTCACCCAGCGGATCGCCTCTGAATTGGCCGATCGGACGTCCGGCGGCGGCGTGTGCGCCAACATTGGGTTCCCCTCCCCGCGTCGCCTCGTCCGGGACGTGCTGAGAGCGGTTCCCGAGCTGGCCTCGGCGCTGGATGCCTGGGAGGGACCCGCTCTCACCCGCACCGTGGTCTCGGTGGTGGACGATCATCTCGATGAGCCGTGGATGTGGCTACTGGCCCGCTTCATCGACGCCCCGAATGCAGTCGATGCGCTCGGCAACAGCCAGCGCCTCCGGGCGGCCCGCAAGATCGCCGGACTGTTCACCCGCTACGCCCGCCGCCGGCCCGAGATGGTACGGGCCTGGATGGAGGGGGAGGATGCCGGACCCGATGGAGGGGCCCTTCCCGAGGCGGATGTCTGGCAGGCGCGCCTGTGGCGGCTGGTCCGGGCACGGATAGGGACGCCCGGCCTGGCGGAGCTGATCCCTTCGGCCCTGGAGCCGATCCGGAGTGGTGTGCTGGATGTGGCTCTGCCGGAGCGGATCTTCGTGTACGGGCTCACCTCGGTGGACCCGATGGATGTCGAGGTGTTCGAGGCGCTGGCCGCTACTCGCGATGTACACCTGCACCTGTTGCATCCGTCCCCCGTCCTGTGGCAGGACACTGCGGTCCTTGCGGAACGGGACGTGGTCGGTGCCGAAACGGGAAGGGCGTCCGACCCCACGGCGCACCTGCCTCGGCATCCGCTGCTGCGCTCCTGGGCGCAGGAGAGCCGTGAACTCCAGTTGGTCCTGGCGAGCCGGGACCATGCGAGCGGGCCATCCGGAGGCGCAGCGGCCGCCGCGGCCGCCACCCTGCTCAGGCGGCTCCAGCAGGACATCCGCTCCAACGCCCTTCCCGCCAACTGCGCTGCCGCGGTCGGCGGCGCTGACGGAGACCGGTCGGTCCAGGTCCACGTCTGCTACGGCGCCCGCCGGCAGGTAGAGGTCCTTCGCGACGCCATCCTTCACGCTCTCGCGGCCGACGCCACGCTGGAACCGCGCGATGTCGTCATCATGACGCCGGACCTCGGCACCTTCGCCCCTCTCCTGGAAGCGGTGTTCCTCGGCCATGCCGGTGGCGGCGAACCCGATACCGGCGCGGATGCCCTGCCTGACCTGCGCCTCCGGATCGCCGACCGGGCGCCCGCCGCCACCAACCCGCTGGTCCGGTTCGCCGCAATCGTCCTCGACCTGGCCTGCGACCGCCTCGAAGCGGGCACGGTCCGCGAGCTGGTGGCGATGCCGGTGGTGCGGCGACTGTTCGGCTTCGACGAGGAGACGGCCGACGCGATCGCCGCGGTGATCGAGGACACCAACGTGCGGTGGGGCCTCGATGCCGACCACCGCGCCCGGTGGGACGCCGGCCGGGTGGGGGACCACACCTGGCGGCGCGGGCTCGACCGGGCTCTCTCCGGCGTCTTCTACGCGGACAGCAGCGTCCGCGTGGTCGGCGCGATCGCCCCCCTCGACGGGGCCGAGGGGCAGGAGGCTTTGCCGATCGGGCTATTGGCCCAGATCATGGACCGGATCGTCACGGTCCGGGAGCTTCTCGGCGAGCCTCGGCCTTACTCCGAGTGGGGCCCGGCCATCGCCGCGGCCGTACGCCTCCTGGCGGCACCCGCGTGGGACGACCAGTGGCAGTGGGGCCAGTTGGAGCGCCTGCTCGAGGAGAGCTTCCCGGGGGTGGAGGCCGGCGGTAACGATCCACTGCTCGATCCTGCGGAAGCCCGGTTGGTGGTGGACTACTGGTCGGAGGATGTGCCGAGCCCCCTGCATTTCAGGACCGGGGACATCACGGTCTGCACGCTGGTTCCGATGCGTTCGGTGCCCTACCGGGTGGTGTGCCTGCTCGGTATGGACGACCGGCGCTTCCCCAGAAGCAGCCGGGCCGACGGCGACGACCTGCTGGTTGACAACGAGATCATCGGTGACTCCGACCGCGGCGCCGAGGACCGCCAGCTCCTCCTGGATGCGGTCATGGCGGCCGGGGACCACCTGATCGTCACGTACTCGGGCCGTGACCCTCTGACCAACGCCGAGTATCCGCCGGCGGTCCCGATCGCCGAGTTGGCGGACGTGCTGTCCGGCATGGCGGGGGAGGCCGGTCTCGAGAGCCTCCGGACCCACCATCCTCTGCAAGCATTCAGCGAGACCAACTTCGTCTCGGGAAGTCTCGGTGTGTCCGGACCCTGGGGGTTCGACCCCATGCAGTTCCAGGGGTCGCTGGCCGTCCAGCATCGCACCGGTGGGGAGGCGCCCCATCTCCTGTTGCCCGCCCCCGAGGACGACGTCTTCTCGGAGATCCGGCTCGCGGACTTGGCCCGCTTTCTCGAGCATCCCGCCCGCGAGTTCATCCGCAGCAGGCTCGGCTTCCTGATCCCGCGCCAGGGAGAGATCCCGGACGACACCGTGCCCACCGAACTCGGCCCCTTGGAGGAGTGGCAGGTCACCGACCGCTTCCTCGCCGGACTGCTGTCGGGTCACCCGATCGAGTTGCTCGAAGCCCATCAGCGAGCCGGCGACACCGTGCCCCCCGGCGACCTCGGGCGGGCAGGTCTCGACCGGGCCCGGCAGCGGGCGTTCGAACTGTGGGAGGCCGCCACGGAAGTGGGGTACGACCCGGAGCGGCACGAGCAGTTCGCCGGAGCGGTACGGGTGGGCGGGCGCACGGTCGAGGGCGTGATAACGGCCGATCCAGGCGCCTCCCGGGCGGACATGGTCACCCCGTCGAGGCTCAAGGGTAAGCAACGCCTGAGAGCCTTCCTCCAGATGGTCTTCCTGTCCGCGCTGGACCCGCACCGCTCCTGGCAAGGGTTGCTGCTCGGTCGCCACCTGCGGGGCGACAAGCTCCGGAGCGTGAAGATCGGACCGATCCGCGGTGACGCGGCGCGCCGCCGGCACCGGGCGGAGCGTCTGCTGTCGGGCCTCGTCGACCTGTACGTCGAAGGGCTTACCGCCCCCATGCCGTTGCCCTGCGAAACGGCCTTCAACTGGCAGATGAAGGTGGGCGGAGATCTCGGAAGCGCCCGCAAACAGGCCGAGAAGGCGTGGGAGACGGACCGTTTCTCCCCGGAGGCCAAGGATCCGGCCAACGAGTTCCTGTTCCCGCACCTGGGGACCATGTCCGCCCTAGAGGGGAGTTCCTTCCCGGACCTCGCCCGGAGGCTGTGGGGGCCGATCCTCCCGCTGCTGGTGGAGAAGTCGCTATGA
- a CDS encoding UvrD-helicase domain-containing protein: protein MTEIGRYDPYAPIAGGRTVIEASAGTGKTFTIAAVVTRLVAEEGLPLERILVVTFTRAATAELKDRVRRRIVTTLSALRGSHVGPVDDHVSALLDADPGRQGKYSERLEEALTHFDRAQIFTIHGFALRLLEKLGFRSRLSGDMEPREIDELLLRRAASDLVVGRFAVPRASDRFDQVTQEHLAQIGKVVVTIPDARITPAPASADGLARVRAEMARDMKSVLSRRLWAEGMVTFDDTLVEARDALNEERVGAGARDLLRRRYSIALVDEAQDTDPIQWQILRAVFDESRLVVIGDPKQSIYAFRGADIESYLSAVEDPSGHRTLATNWRSDGPLIDALDALLAGATFGDDRIGYRRVQPSERNRTARIRGVRGALEIRRFSDDFPLPRQQYRPFFYVREAREAVASDVASEVVRLLDHEVWLEGNDGEERRLEPGDIAVLCRTGRQVGTIRDALAAASVPSVVARTGSVFATPAAEHWRRFLLAIERPSRADYLRLAATTPLVGKDLPEVARLEGDTILDLQQHFLRWQGLLHDRGVPAMFADIDRTTGLTARILSRFEGERELTDLNHIAEEMHAAWRRGRIGSLVVWIEVAMDEAARNAEANVEDVESRQRRLDTDAAAVQVLTVHAAKGLEYPVVMAPYLWDIPRIKPMIPVFHDPEPAPEGQPRRRVIDVGGPTSPGFESHREAAMDEDAAEEGRLLYVALTRARHRLVVWWIENTQYSAKTKLHRLLSRGDDADRGIERLIEASWGTISQTILSRPQPTVPYTGEQRTPGRLDRASLDRSLDYFWRRVSFTSLSPDRPLGGEADTMEEPDRVDEPADAGEPGGAGGGLLMDDLPRGPRFGSLVHRIFQNVPFDSPDLSAAIGSELAHLTRHASWDFETDAFVGGMTAAMRTPLGPGDDALSLRDLDPGRTLKEVSFELPLRTSASTTSLRDIAAVVLERLDEDDPHRGYFPRLRDLEPHRFRGFLTGEIDLVTVLPGRRGARYVVMDFKSNTLPAAGELPASTDYGPGPLVASMHHGNYVLQALLYQVALHRYLEWRLPGYRPSVHLGGSMYLFVRGMIGPDTPVMDGERCGVARWSPPSQAVVAVSDLFAGRR, encoded by the coding sequence ATGACCGAGATCGGTCGTTACGACCCCTACGCGCCGATCGCCGGCGGCCGCACGGTGATCGAGGCGAGCGCCGGTACCGGCAAGACGTTCACGATCGCGGCCGTGGTCACCCGCCTGGTGGCCGAGGAAGGGCTTCCACTCGAGCGCATCCTCGTGGTCACCTTCACCAGGGCTGCCACCGCCGAGCTCAAAGACCGGGTCAGGCGCCGGATCGTCACCACCCTCAGTGCTCTCCGCGGTTCACATGTCGGGCCGGTCGACGACCACGTCAGCGCCCTGCTCGACGCCGACCCCGGCCGGCAGGGGAAATACTCGGAACGGCTCGAGGAGGCTCTGACCCACTTCGATCGCGCCCAGATCTTCACCATCCACGGTTTCGCGCTCCGGTTGCTGGAGAAGCTCGGATTCCGGTCACGGCTCTCCGGTGACATGGAGCCCCGCGAGATAGACGAACTGCTGCTGCGCCGGGCCGCCAGTGATCTGGTGGTGGGTCGTTTCGCCGTTCCCCGGGCGAGTGACAGATTCGATCAGGTCACCCAGGAGCACCTGGCCCAGATCGGCAAGGTCGTGGTAACCATCCCGGATGCCCGGATCACTCCGGCGCCGGCCTCCGCGGACGGACTGGCGAGAGTGCGGGCGGAGATGGCCCGGGATATGAAGTCGGTACTTTCCCGGCGGCTCTGGGCTGAAGGCATGGTCACCTTCGATGACACCCTGGTGGAGGCCCGCGACGCGCTGAACGAGGAGCGGGTCGGCGCCGGCGCCCGCGATCTGCTGAGGAGGCGCTACTCCATCGCCCTGGTCGACGAGGCCCAGGACACGGATCCCATCCAGTGGCAGATCCTCAGGGCGGTGTTCGACGAGTCCCGGCTGGTCGTGATCGGCGACCCGAAGCAGTCGATCTACGCCTTCCGTGGCGCCGACATCGAGTCCTACCTCTCGGCCGTCGAGGACCCCTCCGGGCACCGCACGCTGGCCACCAACTGGCGGAGCGACGGTCCGCTGATCGACGCGCTCGACGCGTTGCTGGCAGGAGCCACCTTCGGAGACGACCGTATCGGCTACCGGCGCGTGCAGCCATCCGAGCGGAACCGGACCGCCCGGATCCGGGGCGTCCGTGGAGCCCTGGAGATCCGCCGGTTCTCGGACGACTTCCCGTTGCCGCGCCAGCAATACAGACCGTTCTTCTACGTGAGGGAAGCTCGGGAGGCGGTTGCCTCGGACGTGGCCTCGGAGGTGGTCCGGCTCCTCGACCATGAGGTCTGGCTGGAAGGGAACGACGGTGAGGAGCGCCGACTCGAACCGGGGGACATCGCAGTGCTGTGCCGGACGGGGCGGCAGGTCGGGACGATCCGGGACGCCCTCGCGGCCGCGAGTGTACCGTCGGTGGTGGCCCGGACCGGGAGCGTGTTCGCCACCCCGGCGGCCGAGCATTGGCGCCGGTTCCTCCTTGCGATCGAACGGCCCAGCCGGGCGGACTACCTGCGCCTGGCGGCCACCACCCCGCTCGTCGGTAAGGACCTTCCCGAGGTGGCACGTCTGGAAGGGGACACGATCCTCGACCTGCAGCAACACTTCCTGCGGTGGCAGGGCCTGCTCCACGACCGCGGAGTGCCGGCGATGTTCGCCGACATCGACCGGACCACGGGTCTCACGGCCCGGATCCTCTCCCGCTTCGAGGGCGAGAGGGAGCTGACCGACCTCAACCACATCGCCGAGGAGATGCATGCTGCCTGGCGGAGGGGTCGGATCGGCTCGTTAGTGGTGTGGATCGAGGTTGCAATGGACGAAGCGGCCCGCAACGCCGAGGCGAACGTAGAGGACGTGGAGTCCCGCCAGCGACGATTGGACACCGACGCGGCGGCGGTGCAGGTCCTGACGGTGCATGCCGCCAAGGGTCTGGAGTACCCCGTGGTGATGGCGCCGTACCTGTGGGACATCCCCCGGATCAAGCCCATGATTCCCGTCTTCCACGACCCCGAGCCTGCTCCGGAGGGACAACCCCGGCGGCGTGTCATCGACGTCGGCGGTCCCACCTCTCCCGGCTTCGAGTCCCACCGGGAGGCGGCTATGGACGAGGACGCCGCCGAGGAGGGCCGCTTGCTGTACGTGGCGCTGACGAGGGCCAGGCACCGCTTGGTGGTGTGGTGGATCGAGAACACCCAGTACTCGGCCAAGACGAAGCTGCACCGGCTCTTGAGTCGCGGGGATGACGCGGATCGCGGGATAGAGCGGCTTATCGAGGCCTCCTGGGGGACCATCAGCCAGACCATCCTGAGCAGGCCCCAGCCGACCGTGCCGTACACGGGGGAGCAGCGGACTCCCGGCCGGCTCGACCGGGCCAGCCTCGATCGTTCCCTCGACTACTTCTGGCGGCGGGTCTCCTTCACGTCCTTGTCGCCGGACCGTCCCCTGGGCGGGGAGGCGGACACGATGGAAGAGCCCGACCGGGTGGATGAGCCGGCGGACGCCGGCGAGCCGGGCGGCGCCGGCGGCGGGCTGTTGATGGACGATCTCCCTCGGGGGCCCCGGTTCGGGTCGCTGGTGCACCGGATCTTCCAGAACGTGCCCTTCGACTCTCCCGATCTCTCCGCGGCGATCGGCTCCGAACTGGCCCACCTCACCCGACACGCTTCCTGGGACTTCGAGACGGATGCCTTCGTCGGAGGGATGACTGCGGCGATGCGAACACCCCTGGGACCCGGAGACGACGCCCTGTCCCTGCGCGACCTGGATCCGGGGCGGACCCTCAAGGAGGTGAGTTTCGAGCTGCCGCTCCGTACTTCCGCGTCGACCACCTCCCTGCGTGACATCGCGGCGGTCGTGCTCGAACGCCTGGACGAAGACGATCCCCACCGCGGCTACTTCCCGCGACTTCGGGACCTGGAGCCTCATCGGTTCCGCGGCTTCCTGACCGGCGAGATCGACCTCGTCACCGTGCTTCCAGGCCGCCGTGGCGCCCGCTACGTGGTGATGGATTTCAAGTCCAACACGCTTCCGGCCGCAGGGGAGTTGCCCGCCTCGACCGACTACGGGCCCGGCCCGCTCGTTGCCTCCATGCACCACGGCAACTACGTGCTCCAGGCCTTGCTGTACCAGGTGGCTCTCCACCGGTACCTCGAGTGGCGCCTTCCCGGCTACCGTCCGTCCGTCCACCTCGGCGGTTCCATGTACCTGTTCGTGAGGGGCATGATCGGTCCCGACACCCCGGTCATGGACGGGGAGCGCTGCGGGGTGGCGCGCTGGTCCCCGCCCTCGCAGGCAGTGGTGGCTGTGAGCGATCTCTTCGCAGGGCGTCGATGA